Proteins encoded together in one Variovorax paradoxus window:
- a CDS encoding SURF1 family protein, with amino-acid sequence MAARVVFMVCAALAFAGFTALGNWQVERRAWKLDLIARVEQRVHAPAAEAPARDRWPQINAATDEYRHLRIAGTFLHDKETLVQASTRLGAGFWVMTPLQAADGTTVLVNRGFVPPDARERTARAATEPKGETTVTGLLRITEPKGGFLRKNDSAADRWFSRDVEAIAAARGLNNVAPYFVDAEAVPSSPGAAPAWPAGGLTVIAFPNSHLVYAITWYGLALMVAGAAWFVWRDDRRRRKLADSADSSGDNASHADGRTRQDGPRPH; translated from the coding sequence ATGGCCGCACGGGTGGTCTTCATGGTCTGTGCGGCGCTTGCCTTTGCGGGCTTTACCGCACTCGGCAACTGGCAGGTCGAGCGCAGGGCCTGGAAGCTCGATCTCATCGCCCGCGTCGAACAGCGCGTGCACGCCCCGGCCGCCGAAGCTCCGGCGCGAGACCGTTGGCCGCAGATCAACGCAGCCACCGACGAGTACCGGCACCTGCGCATTGCCGGCACTTTTCTTCACGACAAGGAAACGCTGGTTCAGGCCAGCACCCGGCTCGGCGCCGGCTTCTGGGTGATGACGCCGCTGCAAGCTGCCGACGGCACCACGGTGCTGGTCAATCGCGGCTTCGTGCCGCCCGACGCACGTGAGCGCACCGCGCGTGCGGCCACGGAGCCCAAGGGCGAAACCACCGTGACCGGCTTGCTGCGCATCACCGAGCCCAAGGGCGGCTTCCTGCGCAAGAACGATTCCGCCGCCGACCGCTGGTTCTCGCGCGACGTGGAGGCGATTGCCGCTGCGCGCGGATTGAACAATGTGGCGCCCTACTTCGTCGATGCCGAGGCCGTTCCTTCCAGCCCCGGCGCGGCACCGGCGTGGCCTGCGGGCGGCCTGACGGTCATCGCATTTCCCAACAGCCATCTCGTCTACGCCATCACCTGGTACGGCCTGGCACTGATGGTCGCGGGCGCGGCGTGGTTCGTCTGGCGCGACGACCGCCGCCGCCGCAAGCTCGCCGACTCAGCCGACAGCAGCGGCGACAATGCCTCCCATGCCGACGGACGAACCCGCCAAGACGGCCCCCGCCCCCACTGA
- a CDS encoding ABC transporter permease: MNASLRLGWRTLWRDLRAGELRLLIVAVLLAVAALTAVGFFADRLQGGLQRDARQLLGGDAVVVSDNPTPEAFITQARAFGLQGTGTYGFPTMARADDAQGGASKLVALKAVTAGYPLRGNLQTANTPDAPGSITRDIPPGGEVWVDASLLDSLALKVGDMLLLGDSSLRIGRVITLEPDRGAGFMSFSPRVMLNQADVPRTGLVQPASRVGYRYAVAGADADVKRFSDWAEATIKKGEMRGVRLDSFEGGRPEMRQTLDRAEKFLSLVALLAALLSAVAVALAARGFAANHLDDCAMLRVLGQSQRTIAMAYSFEFAVVGIVASSLGVAIGFAVHYVFVVLLAGLVETALPAATLWPVAFGLGMGLTLLFAFGLPPVLQLAKVPPLRVIRRDVGGLKPASLAVLGIGVAGFAALLIAASSDLKLGLIAVGGFAGAVAVFALLSWLAVKVLRRSVNETTAPRWLVLATRQISARPAYAVVQVSALAVGLLALVLLVLLRTDLVASWRKATPPDAPNRFVINVMPDQSTAFQKSLRDAGVKKFDWYPMIRGRLVAINDKPVSPDDYVEDRAKRLVDREFNLSNSVEAPSHNSIVAGAWKPDAPGEVSVEEGLAETLGLKLGDVLRFDIGGMQNDARITSLRKVDWGSMHANFFVMYTVAALPDVPVTYMGAFRAPETRGFDNALVRSYPNVTNVDMSATINQVQRVLDQVIRAVEFLFGFTLAAGLVVLFAAVTATREERAREFAVMRAVGARASLLRQVQRAELAGVGLLAGFLASIVASVIGWGLARYVFDFTWTASPVVPVVGALAGAVLALAAGWWGLRDVLRRPVVDTLRRAAE; the protein is encoded by the coding sequence ATGAATGCCTCCCTCCGCCTTGGCTGGCGCACCCTCTGGCGCGATCTGCGCGCCGGTGAACTGCGCCTCTTGATCGTTGCCGTGCTGCTGGCCGTCGCAGCACTCACCGCTGTCGGCTTCTTTGCCGACCGATTGCAGGGAGGCTTGCAGCGCGATGCGCGGCAACTGCTCGGCGGCGATGCGGTGGTAGTGAGCGACAACCCCACGCCCGAGGCTTTCATCACGCAGGCACGCGCATTCGGCCTGCAGGGCACAGGCACCTACGGCTTTCCCACCATGGCGCGGGCCGACGATGCCCAGGGCGGCGCCAGCAAGCTGGTGGCGCTGAAGGCGGTGACCGCGGGTTATCCGCTGCGCGGCAACCTGCAAACCGCGAATACTCCGGATGCGCCTGGCAGCATCACACGCGACATTCCTCCGGGGGGCGAGGTCTGGGTCGATGCATCGCTGCTCGACTCGCTCGCGCTCAAGGTGGGAGACATGCTTCTTCTCGGCGACAGCAGCCTGCGCATCGGGCGCGTGATAACGCTCGAGCCCGACCGCGGTGCGGGCTTCATGAGCTTTTCGCCGCGCGTCATGCTCAACCAGGCGGACGTGCCGCGCACCGGCCTCGTGCAGCCCGCGAGCCGTGTGGGCTACCGCTACGCAGTGGCGGGCGCCGATGCCGACGTCAAGCGCTTTTCCGACTGGGCGGAGGCCACCATCAAGAAGGGCGAAATGCGCGGCGTGCGGCTCGATTCCTTCGAAGGCGGCCGCCCCGAAATGCGCCAGACGCTGGACCGTGCCGAAAAATTCCTGAGCCTCGTCGCGCTGCTTGCGGCGCTCCTGTCGGCCGTGGCCGTGGCGCTGGCCGCGCGCGGCTTTGCTGCCAACCATCTGGACGACTGCGCCATGCTGCGCGTGCTCGGCCAGAGCCAGCGCACCATCGCCATGGCGTATTCGTTCGAGTTCGCGGTCGTCGGCATCGTGGCCAGCAGCCTCGGCGTGGCCATCGGCTTTGCCGTGCACTACGTGTTCGTGGTGCTGCTTGCGGGCCTGGTCGAAACGGCGCTGCCGGCAGCTACCTTGTGGCCCGTGGCTTTCGGCCTGGGCATGGGGCTCACGCTGCTTTTCGCGTTTGGGCTGCCGCCGGTTCTGCAGCTGGCCAAGGTGCCGCCGCTGCGGGTGATCCGGCGCGATGTCGGCGGGCTCAAGCCCGCATCGCTCGCGGTGCTGGGCATCGGCGTGGCCGGCTTTGCCGCATTGCTGATTGCGGCCAGCAGCGACCTGAAGCTGGGCCTGATCGCCGTCGGCGGCTTTGCGGGTGCCGTGGCCGTGTTCGCACTGCTGAGTTGGCTCGCTGTGAAAGTGCTGCGCCGCAGCGTCAATGAAACCACCGCGCCGCGCTGGCTGGTGCTGGCCACGCGCCAGATCTCGGCGCGTCCGGCGTACGCCGTGGTCCAAGTGAGCGCGCTGGCAGTCGGCCTGCTTGCGCTGGTGCTGCTGGTGCTGCTGCGCACCGATTTGGTTGCGAGCTGGCGCAAGGCCACGCCGCCCGATGCACCGAACCGCTTCGTCATCAACGTCATGCCCGACCAGAGCACGGCGTTCCAGAAATCGCTGCGCGATGCGGGCGTGAAAAAGTTCGACTGGTACCCGATGATCCGCGGCCGGCTGGTGGCCATCAACGACAAGCCGGTGTCGCCCGACGACTATGTGGAAGACCGCGCCAAGCGCCTTGTGGACCGCGAGTTCAACCTCAGCAACAGCGTGGAGGCGCCGTCGCACAACAGCATCGTCGCGGGTGCGTGGAAGCCCGACGCGCCCGGCGAAGTGAGCGTGGAAGAAGGCCTGGCCGAAACGCTCGGCCTCAAGCTGGGCGACGTGCTGCGCTTCGACATCGGCGGCATGCAGAACGACGCGCGCATCACCTCGCTGCGCAAGGTCGACTGGGGCTCGATGCATGCGAACTTTTTCGTGATGTACACCGTGGCCGCATTGCCCGATGTGCCCGTGACCTACATGGGCGCCTTCCGCGCACCCGAAACCCGTGGCTTCGACAACGCGCTGGTGCGCAGCTACCCCAACGTGACCAACGTGGACATGAGCGCCACCATCAACCAGGTGCAGCGCGTGCTCGACCAGGTGATTCGCGCGGTCGAGTTCCTGTTCGGCTTCACGCTTGCGGCGGGCCTTGTGGTGCTGTTTGCCGCGGTCACCGCCACGCGTGAAGAGCGCGCGCGCGAGTTCGCGGTGATGCGCGCGGTGGGCGCGCGCGCCAGCCTGCTGCGCCAGGTGCAGCGCGCCGAGCTGGCCGGTGTCGGCCTGCTCGCCGGCTTCCTGGCGAGCATCGTGGCCTCGGTCATCGGCTGGGGCCTGGCGCGCTACGTGTTCGACTTCACCTGGACCGCATCGCCCGTGGTGCCGGTGGTCGGTGCGCTCGCGGGTGCCGTGCTGGCGCTGGCCGCGGGATGGTGGGGGTTGCGCGACGTGTTGCGCCGGCCGGTGGTGGACACGCTGCGGCGCGCGGCCGAATAA
- a CDS encoding formate dehydrogenase subunit gamma has translation MKQALTALVLSAALGSAFAQAQPPAAPGTTAAPPAPAATAAPAPAAGGIRSQNIFEVKPEASADPNYPNQTNGERMKVQPGNNAPMWRQVGQGVTGYSSLPKSEAPEAGNLIQPFVQYPGSRLTNAGEAWRQVRNDWIIPYGAALLFVTLLALAIFYFTRGPIRLHGQETGRKIERFTPFERATHWSNAIAFVTLAISGIVMAFGKFFLLPWMGLTLFGWITYALKNVHNFVGPLFVVTTVFMVFTFIRDNIPRAMDLKWLARFGGLFGGKEVPSHRFNAGEKLVFWGGVLFLGLFVIGSGLFLDKLLPGFVYTRGEMQVAHMVHGIATLLMVAMIMGHIYIGTLGMTGAYKAMRTGYVDETWAKEHHELWYDDIAAGKIPAQRSAPADASAPVAVRSPRPAEGTSS, from the coding sequence ATGAAGCAAGCGCTGACCGCTCTCGTTCTTTCCGCCGCGCTGGGTTCGGCGTTTGCGCAGGCGCAGCCGCCGGCCGCGCCGGGAACGACGGCCGCACCTCCGGCACCTGCTGCTACCGCCGCACCGGCGCCCGCCGCAGGCGGCATCCGCAGCCAGAACATCTTCGAGGTCAAGCCCGAAGCGAGTGCCGACCCCAACTACCCGAACCAGACCAACGGCGAGCGCATGAAGGTGCAGCCCGGCAACAACGCGCCCATGTGGCGCCAGGTGGGGCAGGGCGTTACCGGCTACAGCAGCCTGCCGAAAAGCGAGGCGCCCGAGGCCGGCAACCTGATCCAGCCGTTCGTGCAGTACCCCGGCTCGCGCTTGACCAACGCCGGCGAAGCGTGGCGCCAGGTGCGCAACGACTGGATCATCCCCTATGGCGCGGCGCTGCTGTTCGTCACGCTGCTGGCGCTGGCCATCTTCTACTTCACGCGCGGGCCCATTCGCCTGCACGGCCAGGAAACCGGCCGCAAGATCGAGCGCTTCACGCCGTTCGAGCGGGCCACGCACTGGTCGAACGCCATTGCATTCGTCACGCTCGCCATATCCGGCATCGTGATGGCCTTCGGCAAATTCTTCCTCTTGCCGTGGATGGGCTTGACGCTGTTCGGCTGGATTACCTACGCGCTCAAGAACGTCCATAACTTTGTCGGCCCGCTCTTCGTGGTGACGACGGTGTTCATGGTGTTCACCTTCATCCGCGACAACATTCCGCGCGCCATGGACCTGAAATGGCTTGCGCGTTTCGGCGGCCTCTTCGGCGGCAAGGAAGTGCCTTCGCACCGCTTTAATGCGGGCGAGAAGCTGGTCTTCTGGGGCGGCGTGCTGTTTCTGGGGCTCTTCGTCATCGGCTCGGGGCTCTTCCTCGACAAGCTGCTGCCGGGCTTTGTCTACACCCGCGGCGAAATGCAGGTGGCGCACATGGTCCACGGCATTGCCACGCTGCTGATGGTGGCAATGATCATGGGCCACATCTACATCGGCACCCTGGGCATGACCGGCGCCTACAAGGCCATGCGCACCGGCTACGTCGACGAGACCTGGGCCAAGGAACACCACGAACTCTGGTACGACGACATTGCCGCGGGCAAGATCCCCGCACAGCGCTCGGCCCCGGCCGATGCGTCGGCACCTGTCGCAGTGCGGTCGCCAAGGCCCGCCGAAGGAACGTCCTCATGA
- the fdh3B gene encoding formate dehydrogenase FDH3 subunit beta, which yields MARMKFVCDSERCIECNGCVTACKNENEVPWGVNRRRVVTLNDGVPGEKSISVACMHCSDAPCMAVCPVQCFYRTEEGVVLHDKDVCIGCGYCSYACPFGAPQFPSQGTFGVRGKMDKCTFCAGGPEANGSEAEFEKYGRNRLAEGKLPACAEMCSTKALLAGDGDVVADIFRTRVVQRGKGAEVWGWGTAYGSQQAGTPPVNGVQK from the coding sequence ATGGCGCGAATGAAATTTGTGTGTGACTCGGAACGCTGCATCGAATGCAACGGCTGCGTCACTGCCTGCAAGAACGAAAACGAAGTGCCGTGGGGCGTGAACCGCCGCCGCGTGGTCACGCTGAACGACGGGGTGCCGGGCGAAAAGTCGATCTCGGTGGCCTGCATGCATTGCTCCGACGCACCCTGCATGGCCGTGTGCCCGGTGCAATGCTTCTACCGCACCGAAGAAGGCGTGGTGCTGCACGACAAGGACGTGTGCATCGGCTGCGGTTATTGCTCGTACGCCTGCCCGTTCGGCGCACCGCAGTTCCCCTCCCAAGGCACCTTCGGCGTGCGCGGCAAGATGGACAAGTGCACCTTCTGCGCCGGCGGCCCCGAGGCCAATGGCTCCGAAGCCGAATTTGAAAAGTACGGCCGCAACCGCCTGGCCGAAGGCAAGCTTCCGGCCTGCGCCGAGATGTGCTCGACCAAGGCTCTGTTGGCCGGCGACGGCGACGTGGTGGCCGACATCTTCCGCACCCGAGTCGTCCAGCGCGGCAAGGGCGCCGAAGTGTGGGGCTGGGGCACCGCCTACGGCTCCCAGCAGGCCGGCACGCCGCCGGTGAACGGGGTGCAGAAGTGA
- a CDS encoding SlyX family protein: MEHLPDDIAERLTELEIKSSYAEDLLEQLNMTIYRQQQQIDSLILQVTQLKQQSQNAAQEGAARSLRDELPPHY, encoded by the coding sequence ATGGAACACCTACCGGACGACATTGCAGAGCGGCTGACCGAACTCGAGATCAAGTCGAGTTACGCGGAAGACCTGCTGGAGCAACTCAACATGACGATCTACCGCCAACAGCAGCAGATCGACAGCCTGATTCTCCAGGTGACCCAGTTGAAACAGCAGAGCCAGAACGCGGCACAAGAGGGGGCAGCGCGCAGCTTGCGGGACGAGTTGCCGCCGCACTACTGA
- a CDS encoding ATP-binding protein — MPTDEPAKTAPAPTEASAVAGELHAPRAGIASLDNATGHKNMQQLIQLRWFAVVGQVITILFVHYGFGIRLPLDQMLLVLACLALFNVVSLLRSRTLRKVTNGELFLALLVDVATLTAQLYLSGGATNPFIFLYLLQVILGAVLLKAWSTWTIVVVTGLCFAGLALFSRPLALPLDHDRGLWSPYVQGMLICFALNAALLVVFITRISRNLRARDARLADLRQRASEEEHIVRMGLLASGAAHELGTPLATLAVILGDWRRLPHFSSDPELLTEVAEMELQIQRCKSIVSGILLSAGEARGESSEETTVSTFLDELVEEWRTTRPVEEFDYENRFGRDLPMVSDSAVKQMICNVLDNALEASPHWLRFEVAQDADALTLTVTDAGPGFPAAMLKQFGKPYQSSKGRPGGGLGLFLVVNVARTLGGRVAVRNRPEGGAIVSITLPLAAVVLEEEDDDEEAIADTIAMTGTTSP, encoded by the coding sequence ATGCCGACGGACGAACCCGCCAAGACGGCCCCCGCCCCCACTGAGGCTTCTGCCGTGGCGGGAGAATTGCACGCGCCCCGCGCGGGCATCGCAAGCCTTGACAACGCCACCGGGCACAAGAACATGCAGCAGCTGATCCAGCTGCGATGGTTCGCCGTCGTCGGGCAGGTGATCACCATCCTGTTCGTGCACTACGGCTTCGGCATCCGGCTGCCGCTCGACCAGATGCTGCTGGTGCTGGCGTGCCTGGCCCTCTTCAACGTGGTGAGCCTGCTGCGCTCGCGCACCCTTCGCAAGGTGACCAACGGCGAGTTGTTTCTCGCGCTGCTGGTCGATGTGGCCACGCTTACTGCGCAGCTCTACCTCAGCGGCGGCGCCACCAATCCGTTCATCTTTCTGTACCTCTTGCAGGTCATCTTGGGTGCGGTGCTGCTCAAGGCGTGGTCAACCTGGACCATCGTGGTCGTTACCGGCCTGTGCTTTGCGGGCCTGGCGCTTTTCTCGCGCCCTCTTGCACTGCCCCTGGACCACGACCGCGGGCTCTGGAGCCCCTATGTGCAGGGCATGCTGATCTGCTTTGCGCTCAACGCCGCGCTGCTGGTGGTCTTCATCACGCGCATCAGCCGCAACCTGCGCGCACGCGACGCGCGGCTGGCCGACCTGCGCCAGCGCGCGTCGGAGGAAGAACACATCGTGCGCATGGGCCTGCTCGCATCGGGTGCCGCGCATGAGCTGGGCACGCCGCTTGCCACGCTGGCGGTGATCCTCGGCGACTGGCGCCGGCTGCCGCATTTCAGTTCCGACCCCGAGCTGCTGACCGAAGTGGCCGAGATGGAGCTGCAGATCCAGCGCTGCAAGAGCATCGTGAGCGGCATCCTGCTGTCGGCCGGCGAGGCGCGCGGCGAGTCGTCCGAAGAAACGACGGTGAGCACCTTTCTCGACGAGCTGGTCGAAGAATGGCGCACCACACGCCCTGTGGAAGAGTTCGACTACGAGAACCGTTTTGGCCGCGACCTGCCCATGGTTTCCGATTCGGCAGTCAAGCAGATGATCTGCAACGTGCTCGACAATGCACTCGAGGCCTCGCCGCACTGGCTGCGCTTCGAGGTGGCGCAAGACGCCGATGCGCTGACGCTCACGGTCACCGATGCAGGGCCGGGCTTTCCCGCCGCAATGCTGAAGCAGTTCGGCAAACCGTACCAGTCGAGCAAGGGCCGGCCGGGCGGCGGGCTCGGGCTGTTCCTGGTGGTGAACGTGGCCCGCACGCTGGGGGGCCGCGTTGCGGTGCGCAACCGGCCCGAAGGTGGCGCCATTGTGTCCATTACGCTGCCGCTCGCGGCCGTGGTGCTGGAGGAAGAGGACGACGACGAGGAAGCCATCGCCGACACCATTGCCATGACTGGAACCACAAGCCCATGA
- the trhA gene encoding PAQR family membrane homeostasis protein TrhA: protein MSSGKPTSAVRDQTTLEEIFNALSHGLGLLLAIASLPILVYSAAQKGQAASIVGASLFAGTAIVLYLISTLYHALPTGKAKAWFNRLDHAAIYLFIAGSYMPFLFGVLRGPWGWTLFGAICAAAALGVGAKLFNRLQHPLWSTGLYVAMGWMALMAAVPLYERMSPAGLGWLVAGGLFYTAGAVVFLFDNKVRFAHFVWHLFVLAGSSCHFFAVLWHSHG from the coding sequence ATGAGTTCCGGCAAGCCGACATCCGCAGTGCGTGACCAGACCACGCTGGAAGAAATCTTCAACGCGCTGAGCCACGGCCTCGGCCTGCTGCTGGCGATCGCGTCGTTGCCGATCCTGGTCTACAGCGCCGCGCAGAAGGGGCAGGCCGCAAGCATCGTCGGTGCCTCCCTCTTTGCAGGAACGGCCATCGTGCTGTACCTGATTTCCACGCTGTACCACGCGCTACCTACCGGAAAGGCCAAGGCGTGGTTCAACCGGCTCGACCATGCGGCGATCTACCTGTTCATCGCGGGCAGCTACATGCCGTTTCTGTTCGGTGTGCTGCGTGGGCCGTGGGGCTGGACGCTGTTCGGAGCAATCTGCGCGGCGGCAGCGCTGGGCGTGGGTGCCAAGCTGTTCAACCGTCTGCAGCATCCGCTGTGGTCCACCGGCCTGTATGTGGCAATGGGCTGGATGGCGTTGATGGCGGCGGTGCCGCTGTACGAACGCATGTCGCCGGCAGGCCTGGGTTGGCTCGTGGCCGGTGGGCTTTTCTACACGGCCGGTGCGGTGGTTTTCTTGTTCGACAACAAGGTGCGGTTCGCGCACTTTGTATGGCACCTGTTCGTGCTGGCTGGCAGTTCTTGCCACTTCTTTGCTGTGCTCTGGCATTCGCACGGCTGA
- a CDS encoding AAA family ATPase, with protein MRLASFQITNFRSINDSGSIDSTQLTAILGRNDSGKSNLLRALRSLNPAEGITELSPIKDFPRHRRLEECQPDTPVVATRWALDESERAQLAEMLPRAANVRHVTAGRGYGTARWTGLEGLAELSLDVSDIKGKVRKIVPAVKAAAEKVAEEARATLEQEADAFDAAMILSPDYIRWSEGAVKALQTLRKALAVANAELSDKQEQMLVELEDMASAIANDTPALAKAKQWVLEKLPRFIYVDEYPALPGRQNIADYLVRKGWGQAAPEQQGFEKLCKVAGLDAQQLQDLLDKNDLATRNQLVNRAGAVVTSEIRRLWKDRELKVRFNLDGPYMDTLVSDPDDTYEVEVNLDERSRGFQWFFSFYVTFFADTQGGRAGDAILLLDEPGLHLHARSQADLLEHFERDFGNQVIYTTHSPFMVPVHRPDAVRTASMGPSTGTIVSNKAEGDERTLYPLQAALMLSRMVNEGTAPIESNAPAAVPVQ; from the coding sequence ATGCGCTTGGCGTCATTCCAGATCACCAACTTTCGCTCGATCAACGACAGCGGCTCCATCGATTCCACACAGCTCACGGCAATTCTCGGCCGCAACGACAGCGGCAAGTCGAACCTGCTGCGCGCGCTGCGCAGCCTGAACCCCGCTGAAGGCATAACCGAGCTCAGCCCGATCAAGGATTTTCCGCGGCATCGTCGCCTTGAAGAGTGCCAGCCCGATACACCGGTCGTCGCTACACGCTGGGCTCTCGACGAGAGCGAGCGGGCTCAACTGGCGGAGATGCTTCCGCGCGCGGCCAACGTGCGCCACGTCACCGCGGGCCGCGGCTACGGCACGGCGCGCTGGACGGGGCTCGAAGGTTTGGCGGAGCTATCGCTCGACGTGTCGGACATCAAGGGCAAGGTGCGCAAGATCGTGCCGGCGGTGAAGGCCGCAGCCGAGAAAGTCGCAGAGGAAGCGAGGGCGACGCTGGAGCAAGAGGCCGACGCCTTCGACGCCGCAATGATCCTGAGCCCCGACTACATCCGGTGGTCGGAAGGCGCGGTGAAGGCGCTGCAAACCTTGCGCAAGGCGCTGGCCGTGGCGAATGCCGAACTCAGCGACAAGCAGGAACAGATGCTGGTCGAACTCGAGGACATGGCAAGCGCAATCGCCAACGACACGCCGGCACTCGCGAAAGCAAAGCAGTGGGTGCTCGAAAAGCTGCCTCGCTTCATCTACGTGGACGAATATCCGGCGCTGCCCGGGCGCCAGAACATCGCCGACTACCTGGTGCGCAAGGGCTGGGGCCAGGCCGCGCCCGAGCAGCAGGGCTTCGAAAAGCTCTGCAAGGTGGCGGGGCTCGACGCGCAACAACTGCAAGACCTGCTCGACAAGAATGACCTTGCCACGCGCAATCAGCTTGTCAACCGCGCGGGGGCAGTCGTCACTTCGGAGATCCGCAGGTTGTGGAAGGACCGCGAACTCAAGGTGCGCTTCAACCTCGACGGCCCGTACATGGACACGCTGGTGTCCGACCCCGACGACACCTACGAGGTGGAAGTGAACCTTGACGAGCGCAGCCGTGGCTTCCAATGGTTCTTCTCGTTCTACGTCACCTTCTTTGCGGACACCCAGGGCGGCCGCGCGGGCGATGCCATCCTGCTGCTGGACGAGCCCGGCCTGCACCTGCATGCACGCTCGCAGGCCGACTTGCTCGAGCACTTCGAGCGCGACTTCGGCAACCAGGTCATCTACACCACGCACTCGCCGTTCATGGTGCCGGTTCATCGGCCCGACGCGGTGCGCACGGCCAGCATGGGGCCTTCGACCGGCACCATCGTGAGCAACAAGGCAGAGGGAGATGAGCGCACGCTGTACCCGTTGCAGGCCGCGCTCATGCTGAGCCGCATGGTGAACGAAGGCACCGCGCCAATCGAGAGCAACGCTCCAGCGGCAGTTCCTGTCCAATAG
- a CDS encoding formate dehydrogenase accessory sulfurtransferase FdhD, whose product MTTRLPLQLPRLTQARAALTREVEVVDEHGAHGTVSIPAERDLTVYVDRRELVTLMTLGAQPELLVLGYLLNQRLIESASDVESVTVDWDVGAAAVKTHAGIDRIEERTAKKVVTTGCGQGSVFGDLMADIDKLRLPPTRMTQAQLYALVNAIRLQESTYKSAGSVHGCALFTLEPGGTEATMHCFVEDVGRHNAIDTIAGWCAMQPAGALAGDRVFYTTGRLTSEMVIKSAQMGVPIVVSRSGITQMGHEVATRVGLCAIGRATNRHFVCYAGVDRLVLQPELARRNPA is encoded by the coding sequence GTGACGACGCGTTTGCCGTTGCAGCTTCCACGTCTTACTCAAGCCCGCGCCGCGCTCACGCGCGAGGTCGAGGTCGTCGACGAGCATGGCGCCCATGGCACCGTGTCCATTCCGGCCGAGCGCGATCTCACAGTGTATGTAGACCGGCGCGAGCTGGTCACGCTGATGACGCTCGGCGCCCAGCCCGAGCTGCTGGTGCTGGGCTACCTGCTGAACCAGCGCCTCATCGAATCGGCGAGCGACGTCGAATCGGTCACGGTGGATTGGGATGTGGGCGCCGCCGCTGTAAAAACGCATGCCGGCATCGACCGCATCGAAGAGCGCACCGCAAAGAAGGTGGTGACCACCGGCTGCGGCCAGGGCAGCGTGTTCGGCGACCTGATGGCCGACATCGACAAGCTCCGGCTGCCGCCCACCCGCATGACGCAGGCGCAGCTCTACGCGCTGGTCAACGCCATCCGGCTCCAGGAGAGCACCTACAAGTCGGCCGGTTCCGTGCACGGCTGTGCCCTGTTCACGCTCGAGCCGGGCGGTACCGAGGCCACGATGCACTGCTTCGTCGAGGACGTGGGCCGCCATAACGCCATCGACACCATAGCGGGCTGGTGCGCCATGCAGCCGGCGGGCGCGCTGGCGGGCGACCGCGTCTTCTATACGACGGGCCGGCTCACGAGCGAAATGGTGATCAAGTCGGCGCAAATGGGTGTGCCCATCGTGGTTTCGCGCAGCGGCATCACGCAAATGGGCCACGAGGTGGCCACGCGCGTCGGCCTGTGCGCCATCGGCCGCGCCACCAACCGGCACTTCGTCTGCTATGCGGGTGTCGATCGGCTCGTGTTGCAGCCGGAACTCGCGCGCCGCAATCCGGCCTAA
- a CDS encoding response regulator transcription factor, producing the protein MTEEAAEAERQLLIVEDDAAFARTLGRSFERRGYAVTHASNAEEVEALLQGHSPGYAVVDLKLNGEASGLACVQMLHRHNPEMLIVVLTGFASIATAVEAIKLGACHYLAKPSNTDDIEAAFGRATGTTEVELTNRSTSIKTLEWERIHETLAETGFNISETARRLGMHRRTLARKLGKQQVK; encoded by the coding sequence ATGACCGAAGAAGCCGCCGAAGCCGAGCGCCAGCTGCTGATCGTCGAAGACGACGCGGCCTTTGCGCGCACGCTCGGCCGTTCATTCGAGCGCCGCGGTTATGCGGTAACGCATGCAAGCAATGCCGAAGAGGTCGAAGCGCTGCTGCAAGGCCATTCGCCGGGCTATGCGGTGGTCGACCTGAAGCTGAATGGCGAAGCATCGGGCCTGGCCTGCGTGCAGATGCTGCACCGGCACAACCCCGAGATGCTGATCGTGGTGCTCACGGGCTTTGCAAGCATTGCCACTGCGGTCGAGGCGATCAAGCTGGGTGCCTGCCACTATCTTGCCAAGCCCTCCAACACCGACGACATCGAAGCGGCCTTCGGCCGGGCAACGGGCACGACCGAGGTAGAGTTGACCAACCGCTCGACCTCGATCAAGACTTTGGAGTGGGAGCGCATTCACGAAACCCTTGCCGAAACCGGCTTCAACATTTCAGAAACTGCGCGGCGGCTTGGAATGCACCGGCGCACGCTGGCGCGCAAGCTCGGCAAGCAGCAGGTCAAGTAG